The proteins below come from a single Cervus elaphus chromosome 4, mCerEla1.1, whole genome shotgun sequence genomic window:
- the BCAT2 gene encoding branched-chain-amino-acid aminotransferase, mitochondrial isoform X2: MAAAALRQLFEGMKAFKGGDQRVRLFRPWLNMERMLRSAIRLCLPSFDKIELLECIRRLVEVDQDWVPGSAGTSLYVRPVLIGNEPSLGVGHPTRALLFVILSPVGAYFSGDALKPISLLADPSFIRAWVGGVGNYKLGGNYGPTVLVQQEAQKKGCEQVLWLYGPDHELTEVGTMNIFVFWTYEDGVLELVTPPLDGIILPGVIRQSLLDLARTWGEFRVVERKITMKEFLRALEDGRVQEVFGSGTACQVCPVHQILYQGKHVHIPTMENGPQLILRFYKELKAIQHGSKAHEWMLPV; this comes from the exons CTCTTTGAAGGCATGAAGGCGTTCAAAGGCGGGGACCAGCGCGTGCGCCTCTTCCGACCTTGGCTCAACATGGAACGGATGCTGCGCTCGGCCATCCGCCTCTGCCTGCCG AGTTTCGACAAAATTGAGTTGCTGGAGTGCATCCGCCGGCTGGTGGAAGTGGACCAGGACTGGGTCCCTGGCAGCGCGGGCACTAGCCTCTACGTGCGGCCTGTGTTGATCGGGAACGAG CCCTCGCTAGGTGTCGGCCACCCCACTCGAGCCCTCCTGTTCGTCATTCTCAGCCCGGTGGGCGCCTACTTCTCTGGAGATGCCTTGAAACCTATCTCCCTCCTGGCAGATCCATCATTCATCCGGGCCTGGGTGGGTGGGGTCGGCAACTACAAGCTGGGAGG GAATTACGGGCCCACCGTGTTAGTGCAGCAGGAGGCACAAAAGAAGGGCTGCGAGCAGGTCCTCTGGCTGTACGGGCCTGATCACGAGCTCACTGAGGTGGGCACCATGAACATCTTCGTCTTCTGGACCTATGAGGATGGGG TGCTGGAACTGGTGACCCCCccactggatggcatcatcctaCCTGGAGTAATCCGACAGAGTCTGCTGGACCTGGCCCGGACCTGG GGTGAGTTCCGAGTGGTAGAGCGTAAGATCACCATGAAGGAGTTCCTGCGGGCGCTGGAGGACGGCCGGGTCCAAGAAGTCTTTGGTTCAGGCACCGCTTGCCAGGTCTGCCCCGTGCACCAAATCCTGTACCAAGGCAAG CATGTCCACATTCCCACTATGGAAAACGGGCCCCAGCTTATCCTCCGCTTCTACAAGGAACTGAAGGCGATCCAG CACGGATCAAAAGCCCATGAATGGATGCTCCCGGTGTAA
- the BCAT2 gene encoding branched-chain-amino-acid aminotransferase, mitochondrial isoform X1 — MAAAALRQIWTPRFLPVPWFLCGPRRYASSSFKAADLQLEMTQEPHKKPDPSQPLLFGKTFTDHMLMVEWNQEKGWGQPRIQPFQNLTLHPACSALHYSLQLFEGMKAFKGGDQRVRLFRPWLNMERMLRSAIRLCLPSFDKIELLECIRRLVEVDQDWVPGSAGTSLYVRPVLIGNEPSLGVGHPTRALLFVILSPVGAYFSGDALKPISLLADPSFIRAWVGGVGNYKLGGNYGPTVLVQQEAQKKGCEQVLWLYGPDHELTEVGTMNIFVFWTYEDGVLELVTPPLDGIILPGVIRQSLLDLARTWGEFRVVERKITMKEFLRALEDGRVQEVFGSGTACQVCPVHQILYQGKHVHIPTMENGPQLILRFYKELKAIQHGSKAHEWMLPV; from the exons attTGGACCCCCAGATTTCTCCCTGTACCTTGGTTTCTGTGTGGTCCCAGAAGATATGCCTCATCCAGCTTCAAG GCTGCTGACCTGCAGCTAGAAATGACACAGGAGCCTCATAAGAAGCCTGACCCCAGCCAGCCCCTGCTGTTCGGGAAGACATTCACCGACCACATGCTGATGGTGGAATGGAACCAGGAGAAGGGCTGGGGCCAGCCCCGAATCCAGCCCTTCCAGAACCTCACGCTGCACCCGGCCTGCTCCGCTCTGCACTACTCCCTGCAG CTCTTTGAAGGCATGAAGGCGTTCAAAGGCGGGGACCAGCGCGTGCGCCTCTTCCGACCTTGGCTCAACATGGAACGGATGCTGCGCTCGGCCATCCGCCTCTGCCTGCCG AGTTTCGACAAAATTGAGTTGCTGGAGTGCATCCGCCGGCTGGTGGAAGTGGACCAGGACTGGGTCCCTGGCAGCGCGGGCACTAGCCTCTACGTGCGGCCTGTGTTGATCGGGAACGAG CCCTCGCTAGGTGTCGGCCACCCCACTCGAGCCCTCCTGTTCGTCATTCTCAGCCCGGTGGGCGCCTACTTCTCTGGAGATGCCTTGAAACCTATCTCCCTCCTGGCAGATCCATCATTCATCCGGGCCTGGGTGGGTGGGGTCGGCAACTACAAGCTGGGAGG GAATTACGGGCCCACCGTGTTAGTGCAGCAGGAGGCACAAAAGAAGGGCTGCGAGCAGGTCCTCTGGCTGTACGGGCCTGATCACGAGCTCACTGAGGTGGGCACCATGAACATCTTCGTCTTCTGGACCTATGAGGATGGGG TGCTGGAACTGGTGACCCCCccactggatggcatcatcctaCCTGGAGTAATCCGACAGAGTCTGCTGGACCTGGCCCGGACCTGG GGTGAGTTCCGAGTGGTAGAGCGTAAGATCACCATGAAGGAGTTCCTGCGGGCGCTGGAGGACGGCCGGGTCCAAGAAGTCTTTGGTTCAGGCACCGCTTGCCAGGTCTGCCCCGTGCACCAAATCCTGTACCAAGGCAAG CATGTCCACATTCCCACTATGGAAAACGGGCCCCAGCTTATCCTCCGCTTCTACAAGGAACTGAAGGCGATCCAG CACGGATCAAAAGCCCATGAATGGATGCTCCCGGTGTAA